From a single Theropithecus gelada isolate Dixy chromosome 10, Tgel_1.0, whole genome shotgun sequence genomic region:
- the RBBP9 gene encoding putative hydrolase RBBP9, which yields MASPSKAVIVPGNGGGDVTTHGWYGWVKKELEKIPGFQCLAKNMPDPITARESIWLPFMETELHCDEKTIIIGHSSGAIAAMRYAETHRVYAIVLVSAYTSDLGDENERASGYFTRPWQWEKIKANCPYIVQFGSTDDPFLPWKEQQEVADRLETKLHKFSDRGHFQNTEFHELITVVKSLLKVPA from the exons ATGGCTTCTCCTAGCAAGGCAGTGATTGTTCCCGGGAACGGGGGCGGGGATGTGACCACCCACGGCTGGTATGGCTGGGTGAAAAAGGAGCTGGAGAAG ATACCTGGTTTCCAGTGTTTGGCTAAAAACATGCCTGACCCAA TTACAGCACGAGAGAGCATCTGGCTGCCCTTCATGGAGACAGAGCTGCACTGTGATGAGAAGACCATCATTATCGGCCACAGTTCTGGGGCCATCGCAGCCATGAG gtATGCAGAAACACATCGAGTATATGCTATTGTATTAGTGTCTGCGTACACATCAGACTTGGGGGATGAAAATGAGCGTGCAAGTG gatACTTCACCCGCCCCTGGCAGTGGGAGAAGATCAAGGCCAACTGCCCTTACATTGTGCAGTTTGGCTCCACTGACGACCCATTCCTTCCCTGGAAGGAACAACAAGAAGTGGCCGATAGGTTGGAAACCAAATTGCACAAATTCTCTGACCGTGGCCACTTTCAGAACACAGAGTTTCATGAACTGATTACTGTGGTAAAGTCTTTGCTGAAAGTACCAGCATAG